The Fodinicurvata sediminis DSM 21159 genome includes a region encoding these proteins:
- a CDS encoding phage capsid protein, whose amino-acid sequence MSEDITTAFVQQYSDGITLLAQQESEETRKAITLYPNMKAEKTSFDQVGLVKMQPRGGRHADIPSVDTPHKRRWLIPTAFHARDFIDEFDQLQMLTDPTNAYTQAFAAAAARTFDKAVIDGALGTNYVGKDGVTQIELPSSQKIAVGGTGFTLDKLKQAVRILKSNHALMKGDELHCFWTARQEEEFIDTTEVKSSDFNRNKVMVDGGVDEFYRVRFHLLEDVDDTEDGRMLPKDGNTRSIPLFTKSGIRYGEPKPPYGNVAWLPEKESWQVSGGVMVAACRDDERKVVQIDVDES is encoded by the coding sequence GTGTCCGAAGATATCACGACTGCATTCGTGCAGCAGTATTCCGATGGCATCACCCTGCTGGCTCAGCAGGAAAGCGAAGAAACGCGCAAGGCCATCACCCTCTACCCGAACATGAAGGCGGAAAAGACCTCCTTCGACCAGGTCGGTCTTGTCAAGATGCAGCCGCGCGGCGGGCGTCATGCGGATATCCCCTCGGTGGATACGCCGCACAAGCGCCGCTGGCTGATCCCCACGGCCTTCCATGCCCGTGATTTCATCGACGAGTTCGATCAGCTGCAGATGCTGACCGATCCGACGAACGCCTATACCCAGGCCTTTGCCGCAGCCGCGGCCCGGACCTTCGACAAGGCGGTCATCGATGGGGCCCTGGGCACCAACTATGTCGGCAAGGATGGCGTCACGCAGATCGAGCTTCCGTCGTCGCAGAAGATCGCGGTCGGCGGCACCGGCTTTACCCTGGACAAGCTGAAGCAGGCCGTCCGGATCCTGAAGTCCAACCACGCCCTGATGAAGGGCGATGAGCTGCACTGTTTCTGGACCGCGCGCCAGGAAGAGGAGTTCATCGACACCACGGAAGTCAAGAGCAGCGACTTCAACCGCAACAAGGTCATGGTCGATGGCGGCGTCGATGAGTTCTATCGCGTGCGCTTCCACTTGCTCGAGGACGTGGACGATACCGAGGACGGCCGCATGCTGCCCAAGGACGGCAACACGCGCTCGATCCCGCTCTTCACCAAATCGGGCATCCGCTACGGCGAACCCAAGCCGCCTTACGGAAACGTGGCCTGGCTGCCGGAGAAGGAGTCCTGGCAGGTGAGCGGCGGCGTGATGGTGGCCGCCTGTCGCGACGACGAACGCAAGGTGGTTCAGATCGACGTCGACGAAAGCTGA